Proteins encoded by one window of Streptomyces sp. NBC_01477:
- a CDS encoding cation diffusion facilitator family transporter, producing the protein MSASGGSRAIVAALSANLAIAAAKFVAFAFSGSSSMLAEGVHSLADSGNQALLLIGGKKAKQAANEEHPFGYGRERYIYAFLVSIVLFSVGGMFALYEGYEKISHPHPVDHWYWPVGVLIFAIAAEGFSFRTAIKESNPTRGTLSWVEFIRRAKAPELPVVLLEDFGALIGLVLALLGVGIALATDSGVWDGVGTLCIGTLLICIALVLAAETKSLLLGEGAGADSLARIRAAVVAGDTVTGIIHMRTLHLGPEELLVAAKIAVKHDDTAAEVARAIDAAEERIRAAEPFARVIYLEPDIYSDTAAAAGPDPDQTPGGR; encoded by the coding sequence ATGAGCGCCTCAGGCGGAAGCAGAGCGATCGTCGCGGCGCTGAGCGCCAACCTCGCCATCGCCGCGGCGAAGTTCGTGGCATTCGCGTTCAGCGGCTCCTCCTCGATGCTCGCGGAAGGCGTGCACTCCCTCGCCGACTCCGGCAACCAGGCACTGCTCCTCATCGGGGGCAAGAAGGCCAAGCAGGCAGCCAATGAGGAACACCCGTTCGGCTACGGCAGGGAACGCTACATCTACGCCTTCCTCGTCTCGATCGTCCTGTTCTCCGTGGGCGGCATGTTCGCCCTCTACGAGGGCTACGAGAAGATCAGCCACCCGCACCCGGTCGACCACTGGTACTGGCCGGTCGGCGTCCTGATCTTCGCCATCGCCGCCGAGGGCTTCTCCTTCCGTACCGCCATCAAGGAGTCCAACCCCACGCGCGGGACCCTGTCGTGGGTCGAGTTCATCCGCCGCGCCAAGGCACCGGAACTCCCGGTCGTCCTGCTGGAGGACTTCGGCGCCCTCATCGGCCTGGTCCTCGCCCTGCTCGGCGTCGGCATCGCGCTGGCCACCGACAGCGGCGTCTGGGACGGCGTCGGCACCCTGTGCATCGGGACCCTGCTCATCTGCATCGCCCTCGTGCTCGCGGCCGAGACGAAGTCCCTGCTGCTCGGCGAAGGCGCGGGAGCGGACTCCCTGGCCCGCATCCGCGCGGCCGTGGTCGCGGGCGACACCGTCACCGGCATCATCCACATGCGCACCCTGCACCTCGGCCCCGAAGAACTGCTGGTCGCCGCCAAGATCGCCGTCAAGCACGACGACACCGCCGCTGAGGTCGCCCGCGCCATCGACGCGGCCGAGGAACGCATCCGCGCCGCGGAACCCTTCGCCCGCGTCATCTACCTCGAACCCGACATCTACAGCGACACCGCCGCCGCGGCCGGCCCCGACCCCGACCAGACGCCCGGCGGCCGCTGA
- the ahcY gene encoding adenosylhomocysteinase: protein MTTTATDFKVADLSLAAFGRKEITLAEHEMPGLMSLRAEYAASQPLAGARVTGSLHMTVQTAVLIETLVALGAEVRWASCNIFSTQDHAAAAIAVGPDGTPDNPRGIPVFAWKGESLEEYWWCTEQALTWPNTPTGGPNMILDDGGDATLLVHQGVEFEKAGAVPATTAEDSEEHGYVLALLRRTLAASPQKWTQLASEIRGVTEETTTGVHRLYEMQQEGTLLFPAINVNDAVTKSKFDNKYGCRHSLVDGINRATDVLIGGKVAVICGYGDVGKGCAESLRGQGARVIVTEIDPICALQAAMDGYQVATLDDVVETADIFVTTTGNRDIIMASDMARMKHQAIVGNIGHFDNEIDMAGLAKIPGIVKDEVKPQVHTWTFSDGKVLIVLSEGRLLNLGNATGHPSFVMSNSFTDQTLAQVELFTKPEEYPIGVYVLPKHLDEKVARLHLDALGVRLTTLRPEQASYIGVKVEGPYKPDHYRY from the coding sequence ATGACGACTACCGCCACCGACTTCAAGGTCGCGGACCTCTCCCTTGCGGCCTTCGGCCGCAAGGAGATCACCCTCGCCGAGCACGAGATGCCCGGCCTGATGTCCCTGCGCGCGGAATACGCCGCCAGCCAGCCGCTCGCCGGCGCCCGTGTCACCGGCTCGCTGCACATGACCGTGCAGACCGCCGTCCTCATCGAGACCCTGGTTGCCCTCGGCGCCGAGGTCCGCTGGGCGTCCTGCAACATCTTCTCCACCCAGGACCACGCCGCCGCGGCCATCGCGGTCGGCCCTGACGGCACCCCCGACAACCCCCGGGGCATCCCCGTCTTCGCCTGGAAGGGCGAAAGCCTCGAAGAGTACTGGTGGTGCACGGAACAGGCGCTGACCTGGCCCAACACCCCCACCGGCGGCCCGAACATGATCCTGGACGACGGTGGCGACGCCACCCTGCTCGTCCACCAGGGCGTCGAGTTCGAGAAGGCGGGCGCCGTCCCCGCCACCACCGCGGAGGACAGCGAGGAGCACGGCTACGTCCTCGCCCTGCTGCGCCGCACCCTCGCGGCGAGCCCGCAGAAGTGGACCCAGCTCGCCTCCGAGATCCGCGGGGTCACCGAGGAGACCACCACCGGCGTCCACCGCCTCTACGAGATGCAGCAGGAAGGCACGCTGCTCTTCCCGGCGATCAACGTCAACGACGCGGTGACCAAGTCGAAGTTCGACAACAAGTACGGCTGCCGGCACTCCCTGGTCGACGGCATCAACCGCGCCACCGACGTCCTGATCGGCGGCAAGGTCGCCGTCATCTGCGGCTACGGCGACGTCGGCAAGGGCTGCGCCGAGTCGCTGCGCGGCCAGGGCGCCCGCGTCATCGTCACCGAGATCGACCCGATCTGCGCGCTCCAGGCGGCGATGGACGGCTACCAGGTCGCCACGCTCGACGACGTGGTCGAGACGGCCGACATCTTCGTCACCACCACCGGCAACCGGGACATCATCATGGCCTCCGACATGGCCAGGATGAAGCACCAGGCGATCGTCGGGAACATCGGCCACTTCGACAACGAGATCGACATGGCCGGCCTCGCGAAGATCCCCGGCATCGTCAAGGACGAGGTCAAGCCCCAGGTCCACACCTGGACCTTCTCCGACGGCAAGGTCCTGATCGTGCTGTCCGAGGGCCGGCTGCTCAACCTCGGCAACGCCACCGGCCACCCCTCCTTCGTCATGTCCAACTCCTTCACGGACCAGACGCTGGCGCAGGTCGAGCTGTTCACGAAGCCCGAGGAATACCCGATCGGCGTCTACGTGCTTCCCAAGCACCTCGATGAGAAGGTCGCCCGGCTGCACCTCGACGCACTCGGCGTCCGGCTCACCACCCTGCGGCCCGAGCAGGCCTCCTACATCGGCGTGAAGGTCGAAGGCCCCTACAAGCCCGACCACTACCGCTACTGA
- a CDS encoding glycerophosphoryl diester phosphodiesterase membrane domain-containing protein, with amino-acid sequence MIPLRPLDVGEILQGAVSTLRQHWRTAMVLAFVVGLLTESVNALISGLLIDDTRIDDLNRNSDPSVSDILHALSGTAAASLLLIVTSMIGVVLTAGLLTTVISRAILGRPTTLSSVWQDVRPRLTHLVGLALLVPLALCAIVAVPAAPGLLIALAGSESAGASLASLGLLIGIVVSIWQWNLWSLAAPALMLEKQGIKAAMKRSVKLVNGSWWRVLGVQLLMMLIAGIASLIIQLPFALIADAAGDNSINSVFSASGDSSWTTIIIVAIGGVISSTLTLPISAGAVSLLYVDQRIRREALDIELGRAAKVPGYEAPAAKVGAER; translated from the coding sequence GTGATCCCGCTGCGTCCGCTGGACGTGGGGGAAATCCTGCAAGGCGCTGTCTCCACCCTGCGGCAGCACTGGCGGACCGCCATGGTCCTGGCCTTCGTCGTCGGCCTTCTGACCGAGAGCGTCAACGCGCTGATCAGTGGCCTCCTTATTGATGACACTCGAATTGATGACCTCAACCGGAATTCCGACCCGAGCGTCAGCGACATCCTGCACGCGCTCAGCGGCACTGCCGCGGCCTCGCTGCTGCTCATCGTGACGAGCATGATCGGAGTGGTCCTCACCGCGGGGCTGCTCACCACCGTCATCAGCCGCGCGATCCTCGGACGGCCGACCACGCTGTCTTCGGTCTGGCAGGACGTCCGCCCCCGGCTGACACACCTCGTCGGCCTCGCGCTGCTGGTCCCGCTGGCGCTGTGCGCGATCGTCGCGGTGCCCGCCGCCCCCGGTCTGCTGATCGCACTGGCCGGCAGCGAGTCAGCGGGCGCCTCGCTCGCCTCACTCGGGCTGCTCATCGGAATCGTCGTCTCGATCTGGCAGTGGAATCTCTGGAGCCTCGCCGCTCCGGCTCTCATGCTCGAAAAGCAGGGCATCAAGGCGGCGATGAAGCGCTCGGTAAAGCTCGTCAATGGTTCATGGTGGCGCGTTCTCGGTGTGCAACTGCTCATGATGCTTATCGCGGGCATCGCGTCTCTCATCATCCAACTGCCGTTCGCGCTGATCGCCGACGCGGCGGGCGACAACAGCATCAACAGCGTCTTCTCCGCGAGCGGCGACAGCAGCTGGACCACGATCATCATCGTCGCCATCGGCGGCGTGATCAGCTCCACCCTGACCCTGCCGATCAGTGCGGGCGCCGTCTCCCTGCTGTACGTCGACCAGCGCATCCGCCGCGAGGCCCTGGACATCGAGCTCGGCCGTGCGGCAAAGGTCCCCGGATACGAGGCCCCCGCCGCCAAGGTCGGCGCCGAACGCTGA
- the mtnA gene encoding S-methyl-5-thioribose-1-phosphate isomerase: MGDHLVESGHGTVPALRWEEPPDGPVLVLLDQTRLPQEEVELACTDVPALVQAIRSLAVRGAPLLGLAGAYGIALAAVRGYDVEDAAEVLAHARPTAVNLGYGVRRALAAYRSAAPGAGPAAALAEARALHAEDAAASTAMAAHGVRLLAELAPGGGYRILTHCNTGALVSGGEGTALGVVLAVHRMGELRRLWVDETRPLLQGARLTAWEAARAGMPYTLLADNAAGSLFTAGEVDAVLIGADRIAADGSTANKVGSYPLAVLARYHGVPFVVVAPTTTVDPATPDGAAIEVEHRPGSEVTDLAPSPLGTQAYNPAFDVTPPELITAIVTEHGVASPVTAESLASVCAQQTVR; this comes from the coding sequence ATGGGTGATCACCTCGTGGAATCCGGTCATGGCACGGTCCCTGCGCTGCGCTGGGAGGAGCCGCCGGACGGTCCGGTCCTGGTGCTGCTCGACCAGACGCGGCTGCCGCAGGAGGAGGTCGAGCTGGCTTGTACCGACGTACCCGCGCTCGTTCAGGCGATACGTTCCCTCGCCGTCAGGGGCGCACCACTGCTCGGTCTGGCGGGGGCGTACGGGATCGCGCTGGCGGCGGTCCGCGGGTACGACGTGGAGGACGCGGCCGAGGTGCTCGCGCACGCGCGGCCGACGGCGGTGAACCTCGGGTACGGCGTGCGGCGCGCTCTCGCCGCGTACCGTTCGGCGGCGCCAGGGGCGGGGCCGGCGGCGGCGCTCGCCGAGGCGCGGGCGCTGCACGCCGAGGACGCGGCGGCGAGCACGGCGATGGCGGCGCACGGCGTGCGGCTGCTCGCGGAGTTGGCGCCCGGTGGCGGCTACCGGATCTTGACGCACTGCAATACCGGCGCATTGGTGTCGGGCGGGGAGGGGACCGCGTTGGGCGTCGTCCTGGCCGTGCACCGGATGGGCGAACTGCGGCGGTTGTGGGTCGACGAGACGCGTCCGCTGTTGCAGGGCGCGCGGCTGACGGCGTGGGAGGCGGCGCGGGCGGGGATGCCGTACACGCTGCTGGCGGACAATGCCGCCGGGTCGCTCTTCACCGCGGGCGAGGTGGACGCGGTACTGATCGGGGCGGACCGGATCGCGGCCGACGGGTCGACGGCGAACAAGGTGGGGAGCTATCCGCTGGCGGTGCTCGCCCGCTATCACGGCGTGCCTTTTGTGGTGGTCGCGCCGACCACGACGGTGGATCCGGCGACTCCCGACGGTGCGGCGATCGAGGTGGAGCACCGGCCCGGAAGTGAGGTGACGGATCTGGCTCCCTCACCGCTCGGCACGCAGGCCTATAATCCGGCATTCGATGTCACACCGCCGGAGCTGATCACCGCGATCGTCACGGAGCACGGTGTGGCGTCGCCGGTGACTGCCGAGAGCCTCGCGTCGGTGTGTGCACAGCAGACCGTTCGGTGA
- the mtrA gene encoding MtrAB system response regulator MtrA: MMVGMKGRVLVVDDDTALSEMLGIVLRGEGFEPSFCADGDKALAAFREAKPDLVLLDLMLPGRDGIDVCRQIRAESGVPIVMLTAKSDTVDVVVGLESGADDYVIKPFKPKELVARVRARLRRAEEPTPEQLTIGDLVIDVAGHSVKRDGQPIALTPLEFDLLVALARKPWQVFTREVLLEQVWGYRHAADTRLVNVHVQRLRSKVEQDPERPEIVVTVRGVGYKAGPG; this comes from the coding sequence ATGATGGTCGGTATGAAGGGACGTGTCCTGGTCGTCGACGACGACACCGCGCTGTCAGAGATGCTTGGCATCGTGCTGCGCGGAGAAGGTTTTGAGCCGTCGTTCTGCGCTGACGGCGACAAGGCGCTTGCTGCATTTCGGGAGGCCAAGCCGGATCTGGTGCTGCTCGATCTCATGCTGCCCGGACGGGACGGCATCGATGTATGCCGGCAGATCCGGGCGGAGTCAGGTGTGCCGATCGTGATGCTCACGGCGAAGAGCGACACCGTGGACGTGGTCGTCGGCCTGGAATCGGGCGCGGACGACTACGTCATCAAGCCGTTCAAGCCGAAGGAACTGGTGGCGCGGGTCCGGGCGCGGCTGCGGCGGGCGGAGGAGCCGACACCGGAGCAGCTGACCATTGGCGATCTGGTGATCGACGTGGCCGGCCACTCGGTGAAGCGCGACGGCCAGCCGATCGCGCTCACGCCGCTGGAGTTCGACCTGCTGGTCGCGCTCGCCCGCAAGCCGTGGCAGGTGTTCACCCGCGAGGTGCTGCTCGAGCAGGTGTGGGGCTACCGGCACGCGGCGGACACCCGGCTGGTCAATGTGCACGTGCAGCGGCTGCGCTCCAAGGTCGAGCAGGACCCTGAGCGCCCGGAGATCGTGGTGACCGTCCGCGGGGTCGGTTACAAGGCAGGACCGGGCTGA
- the mtrB gene encoding MtrAB system histidine kinase MtrB, translating to MCASYERERLESRLADPMRGLLPVIRSCVRWARRPLQPAARLWRRNLQLRVVAFTLLMSVGVVLLLGFVVIGQVKNGLLDAKEKAAQNQATGGFSIAQNMATQGSQAQDGADAASGPSRGSIDSRTWLNGLVGQFASGGKGVYWIVTLSPGTDGPDEFGRASDDSTRGPRGSDRVLPVETIPKSLSDAVDRHTGALKQYTMLKTDDGNPPRPALAIGKRLTDPNGTSYQLYYVFPFDQEEKTLGLVKGTLATAGIFVVVLLGAIAWLVTRQVVTPVRMAARIAERLAAGRLQERMHVTGEDDIARLGESFNKMAQNLQVKIQQLEDLSRMQRRFVSDVSHELRTPLTTVRMAADIIHDGRDDFDPVMSRSAELLQNQLDRFESLLSDLLEISRFDAGAAELSAEPIDLREVVRRVVDAAEPLAERKGSRVAIRGDAQPVIAEADPRRVERVLRNLVVNAIEHGEGRDVIVRLATADGAVAIAVRDYGVGLKPGEATRVFNRFWRADPARARTTGGTGLGLSIAVEDARLHGGWLQAWGEPGGGSQFRMTLPRTAGDSLRGSPIALEPDDSRRNRGLIASGLAATPTVPAPRAGAGGAAVGNGHGREAGRLIPPMPSVAPARPATADPAALPGNGARVVGRKEAVREDDV from the coding sequence ATGTGCGCCTCGTACGAGCGTGAGCGGCTGGAGAGCCGGCTTGCGGACCCGATGCGCGGTCTGCTGCCGGTGATCCGCTCGTGCGTGCGCTGGGCACGGCGTCCGCTGCAGCCGGCAGCCCGGCTGTGGCGGCGCAATCTCCAGCTGCGGGTGGTCGCCTTCACCCTGCTGATGTCGGTCGGCGTGGTGCTGCTGCTCGGCTTCGTGGTCATCGGGCAGGTGAAGAACGGCCTGCTCGACGCCAAGGAGAAGGCCGCGCAGAATCAGGCGACCGGTGGCTTCTCCATCGCTCAGAACATGGCGACGCAGGGCAGCCAGGCGCAGGACGGCGCGGATGCCGCGTCCGGGCCGTCGCGCGGGTCCATCGATTCGAGGACCTGGCTCAACGGCCTGGTCGGGCAGTTCGCGAGCGGCGGCAAGGGCGTGTACTGGATCGTCACGCTCAGCCCCGGGACGGACGGGCCCGACGAGTTCGGCCGGGCCAGCGACGACTCCACGCGCGGGCCCCGCGGCTCGGACCGCGTACTGCCCGTGGAGACCATTCCCAAATCGCTCAGTGACGCCGTCGACAGGCACACCGGGGCGCTCAAGCAGTACACGATGCTCAAGACCGACGACGGCAATCCGCCACGGCCCGCGCTCGCCATCGGCAAGCGCCTCACGGATCCCAACGGCACGTCGTACCAGCTGTACTACGTCTTCCCCTTCGATCAGGAGGAGAAGACCCTCGGCCTGGTCAAGGGCACTCTTGCGACGGCCGGCATCTTCGTGGTGGTCCTGCTCGGCGCCATCGCGTGGCTGGTGACCCGGCAGGTGGTCACGCCGGTGCGGATGGCCGCCAGGATCGCCGAGCGGCTCGCGGCCGGCAGACTGCAGGAACGGATGCATGTCACCGGTGAGGACGACATCGCCAGACTCGGCGAGTCGTTCAACAAGATGGCGCAGAATCTCCAGGTCAAGATCCAGCAGCTGGAGGATCTGTCGAGGATGCAGCGCCGCTTCGTCTCCGACGTGTCGCACGAGTTGCGGACGCCGCTGACGACGGTACGGATGGCGGCGGACATCATCCACGACGGGCGCGACGACTTCGATCCGGTGATGTCGCGGTCCGCGGAATTGCTGCAGAACCAACTGGACCGCTTCGAGTCGCTGCTCTCGGACCTGCTGGAGATCAGCAGGTTCGACGCGGGCGCGGCCGAACTGTCGGCGGAGCCGATAGACCTGCGCGAGGTGGTGCGCCGGGTGGTCGACGCGGCGGAGCCGCTGGCCGAGCGCAAGGGCAGCCGGGTGGCGATACGCGGCGACGCCCAGCCGGTCATCGCCGAGGCCGACCCCCGCAGGGTCGAGCGGGTGCTGCGCAATCTGGTGGTCAACGCGATCGAGCACGGCGAGGGCCGGGACGTGATCGTACGGCTGGCGACGGCCGACGGAGCGGTCGCGATCGCGGTACGGGACTACGGCGTCGGACTCAAGCCGGGTGAGGCGACCCGGGTGTTCAACAGGTTCTGGCGGGCCGATCCCGCCCGGGCGCGCACCACGGGCGGTACGGGCCTCGGGCTGTCGATCGCGGTGGAGGACGCACGGCTGCACGGCGGCTGGCTCCAGGCGTGGGGTGAGCCGGGCGGCGGGTCGCAGTTCCGTATGACGCTGCCGCGGACGGCGGGCGACAGCCTGCGCGGGTCGCCGATCGCGCTGGAGCCCGACGACTCGCGCCGCAACCGCGGACTGATCGCGTCGGGTCTGGCGGCCACGCCGACCGTCCCCGCGCCGCGGGCGGGTGCCGGCGGCGCGGCGGTGGGCAACGGGCACGGCAGGGAGGCGGGGCGCCTGATACCGCCGATGCCCAGCGTGGCTCCGGCCCGGCCGGCGACGGCCGATCCCGCGGCGCTGCCGGGCAACGGGGCGCGGGTGGTGGGACGCAAGGAAGCGGTTCGGGAGGACGACGTCTGA
- a CDS encoding LpqB family beta-propeller domain-containing protein, with the protein MRVMGGRGLRVLKRGGLPVCAALLLAGCTSMPSSGEVRKADNGQQADADSQVRVFGIPPHSGESASEIVDGFLEATTSGEPDFATAKKYLATNLEHTWDPFTGITVLSGSPQSDGGDDTGPKDASTTVAVSGPKAALVDAKHAYQPDTGNFRATVHLVRQGKEWRIDALPNGLILSAADFHRIYHSVNMYYFAELDSDAERSGTRQQRLVADPVYLRQQQPDSLAATVAALLAGPTDWLSRAVAPAAPAGVRIYGKGPGEGVTLDDSQHLRVRLNKAADRLGADACVRLADQLFATVQAQSSAKLLSAEVQHADGGTACSLPSSQAHGYGSANQIGSGAGQYFIGAAQHQLYELTPNGTAAHPVRGQFGSAKADLASVAVQREELMAAGVKSDGRQLVVGSLTDDEPFQVSTLTSAAQDPRNGLSAPSWDGFGDLWVADRNPAVSKLYVLRGGTGAPAEVDVPELEGRVESLRVASDGVRIVLVVDKDGVKTLQLGWIERAGTQQRPQFSVMGLRDLTPNGESVSSVSWAGASQLVVLGSDVGGGQQIQYVNTDGFVAPAVASIGEAVSVAASEDTTQPLLVSNNGSVYWLPVDSNWKKVTPKGGSPVYPG; encoded by the coding sequence ATGCGAGTCATGGGGGGCCGGGGCCTGCGGGTGCTCAAGCGCGGCGGGCTGCCGGTGTGCGCGGCGCTGCTGCTGGCCGGATGCACGTCCATGCCGAGCAGCGGCGAGGTCCGCAAGGCCGACAACGGGCAGCAGGCGGACGCCGACTCGCAGGTGCGGGTGTTCGGCATACCCCCGCACTCCGGCGAGAGCGCCTCGGAGATCGTCGACGGCTTCCTGGAGGCCACCACCAGCGGTGAACCGGATTTCGCCACGGCCAAGAAGTACCTGGCCACGAATCTGGAGCACACGTGGGACCCGTTCACCGGGATCACCGTGCTGTCCGGCAGCCCGCAGAGCGACGGCGGCGACGACACCGGCCCCAAGGACGCGAGCACGACGGTGGCGGTGTCCGGGCCCAAGGCTGCGTTGGTGGACGCCAAGCACGCGTACCAGCCCGACACGGGCAATTTCCGCGCGACCGTCCATCTGGTCAGGCAGGGCAAGGAGTGGCGCATCGACGCGCTGCCGAACGGCCTGATCCTGTCCGCCGCGGACTTCCACCGGATATATCACTCCGTGAACATGTACTACTTCGCCGAGCTGGATTCCGACGCGGAGCGGTCGGGCACTCGGCAGCAGAGGCTGGTGGCCGACCCGGTCTACCTGCGCCAGCAGCAGCCCGACTCGCTGGCCGCGACGGTGGCCGCGCTGCTCGCGGGCCCCACGGACTGGCTGTCCCGTGCGGTCGCCCCCGCGGCTCCTGCGGGGGTCCGGATCTACGGCAAGGGCCCGGGTGAGGGCGTCACGCTGGACGACTCGCAGCACCTGCGGGTCCGGCTGAACAAGGCGGCGGACCGGCTCGGCGCCGACGCGTGCGTGCGGCTGGCCGACCAGCTCTTCGCCACCGTGCAGGCGCAGTCCTCCGCGAAGCTGCTGTCCGCCGAGGTGCAGCACGCCGACGGCGGCACGGCCTGCTCGCTGCCCAGCTCCCAGGCGCACGGGTACGGTTCCGCGAATCAGATCGGGTCGGGGGCGGGGCAGTATTTCATCGGCGCCGCGCAGCACCAGTTGTACGAGCTGACGCCGAACGGCACGGCCGCGCATCCGGTGCGCGGGCAGTTCGGCTCGGCCAAGGCGGATCTGGCGTCGGTCGCGGTGCAGCGCGAGGAGCTGATGGCCGCGGGGGTCAAGTCCGACGGGCGCCAGCTGGTGGTCGGATCGCTGACGGACGACGAGCCCTTCCAGGTGTCGACGCTGACCAGCGCCGCGCAGGACCCGAGGAACGGGCTGAGCGCGCCGAGCTGGGACGGCTTCGGCGACCTGTGGGTGGCCGACCGCAATCCTGCGGTCTCCAAGCTGTACGTACTGCGGGGCGGCACGGGGGCGCCGGCCGAGGTGGACGTGCCGGAGCTGGAGGGGCGGGTCGAATCGCTGCGGGTCGCCTCCGACGGGGTGCGGATCGTCCTGGTTGTGGACAAGGACGGTGTCAAGACACTGCAGCTCGGGTGGATCGAGCGGGCCGGCACGCAGCAGAGGCCGCAGTTCAGCGTGATGGGCCTGCGCGACCTCACGCCGAACGGGGAGAGCGTCAGCTCGGTGTCCTGGGCGGGCGCGAGCCAGCTGGTGGTGCTGGGCAGCGACGTGGGCGGCGGCCAGCAGATCCAGTACGTGAACACCGACGGTTTCGTGGCTCCCGCGGTGGCGAGCATCGGCGAGGCGGTGTCGGTGGCGGCCTCCGAGGACACGACCCAGCCGCTGCTGGTCTCCAACAACGGCAGCGTCTACTGGCTGCCCGTCGACTCGAACTGGAAGAAGGTCACGCCGAAGGGCGGCAGCCCGGTCTACCCGGGCTGA
- a CDS encoding ComF family protein, with translation MGGWWREIAGLLLPVDCAGCGSPRTELCERCRGLLGGASSVRRVRPAPEPAGLPPVHAAGRYGDEVRAVLLAHKERGTLGLARPLGTALAAAVGPLGVAGTVLLVPVPSARRAVARRGHDATARMARAAAAALRRQGTPARAVAVLRQRRAVADQSGLDAAGRLANLSGAMEVAGGSLALLAAAPVVLVDDLMTTGTSLSVAAQALTAAGGRVAGAAVVAGPDGPEIPSAAHRRR, from the coding sequence ATGGGGGGCTGGTGGCGGGAGATCGCCGGGCTGCTGCTGCCGGTGGACTGCGCGGGCTGCGGGTCTCCGCGTACGGAGTTGTGCGAGCGGTGCCGGGGGCTGCTGGGCGGGGCGTCCTCGGTACGGCGGGTACGTCCGGCGCCGGAGCCGGCGGGGCTGCCACCGGTCCATGCGGCGGGGCGGTACGGCGACGAGGTGCGGGCCGTGCTCCTGGCGCACAAGGAAAGAGGCACGCTGGGCCTGGCCCGGCCGCTGGGAACGGCCCTTGCCGCGGCTGTAGGGCCGCTGGGCGTCGCGGGGACGGTGCTGCTGGTACCAGTGCCCTCCGCGCGGCGGGCAGTGGCACGGCGGGGCCATGACGCCACCGCACGGATGGCCCGTGCGGCGGCAGCGGCACTGCGCCGGCAGGGGACACCGGCCAGGGCGGTGGCGGTGCTGCGGCAGCGGCGGGCGGTCGCCGACCAGTCCGGGCTGGACGCGGCAGGGCGACTGGCCAATCTGTCCGGCGCGATGGAAGTGGCCGGCGGCTCCCTGGCGCTGCTGGCGGCGGCACCGGTCGTCCTGGTGGACGACCTGATGACGACCGGGACGTCACTGAGCGTGGCGGCTCAAGCTCTCACAGCGGCCGGGGGCAGGGTGGCGGGAGCGGCGGTGGTCGCCGGACCGGACGGTCCTGAAATCCCCTCCGCTGCGCATCGCCGCAGGTGA
- the hpf gene encoding ribosome hibernation-promoting factor, HPF/YfiA family: MDIVVKGRKTEVPERFRKHVAEKLDKIQKLDGKVISLDVEVSKELNPRQADHSDRVEITLNTRGPVVRAEAAAADPYAALDVAVTKLEARLRKAASKRHTRRGNERIPAAEVASAVPEAAYINADGELVGSEDSTDGVPTKRIGPLEVRGDGPLVVREKTHAAAPMALDQALYEMELVGHDFYLFIDADTKQPSVVYRRHGYDYGVIHINADEAGTEAPAGAGGLLRR; encoded by the coding sequence GTGGACATCGTCGTCAAGGGCCGCAAGACCGAGGTGCCTGAGCGGTTCCGGAAGCACGTGGCCGAGAAGCTGGACAAGATCCAGAAGCTCGACGGCAAGGTGATCAGCCTCGACGTCGAGGTGTCCAAGGAGCTCAACCCGCGGCAGGCGGACCATTCCGACCGGGTGGAGATCACGCTCAACACCCGCGGCCCGGTGGTCCGGGCGGAGGCGGCAGCCGCCGACCCGTACGCCGCGCTGGACGTCGCGGTGACCAAGCTGGAGGCGCGGCTGCGCAAGGCCGCGAGCAAGCGCCACACCCGCCGGGGCAACGAGCGGATTCCCGCCGCCGAGGTCGCCTCGGCCGTGCCGGAGGCGGCGTACATCAACGCCGACGGCGAACTCGTGGGCAGCGAGGACTCGACGGACGGGGTGCCGACCAAGCGGATCGGCCCCCTGGAGGTACGCGGCGACGGGCCGCTGGTGGTCAGGGAGAAGACGCACGCGGCGGCGCCGATGGCGCTGGACCAGGCGCTGTACGAGATGGAGCTGGTCGGGCACGACTTCTATCTCTTCATCGACGCCGACACCAAGCAGCCGAGCGTGGTCTACCGCCGGCACGGCTACGACTACGGCGTGATCCACATCAACGCGGACGAGGCGGGCACCGAGGCCCCGGCCGGAGCCGGCGGGCTGCTGCGCCGCTGA